In Salarias fasciatus chromosome 2, fSalaFa1.1, whole genome shotgun sequence, one genomic interval encodes:
- the insb gene encoding preproinsulin b, translating to MAGVSWAVPMLLLLVLSCPGASPGPLQHLCGSHLVDALYFVCGERGFFHTPTRLHKRDLKHLLGFLSERARQEQRPWRAPSGRDEPKVKRGIVEQCCHKPCSIYHLEGYCD from the exons ATGGCCGGGGTATCATGGGCGGTGCCgatgctgctcctgctggtgCTCTCCTGTCCGGGGGCGTCCCCGGGCCCCCTCCAGCACCTGTGCGGCTCCCACCTGGTGGACGCCCTCTACTTTGTGTGCGGGGAACGGGGCTTCTTCCACACCCCCACCCGGCTGCACAAGCGGGATCTGAAGCATCTGCTCG GGTTCCTGTCTGAAAGGGCCAGACAGGAGCAGCGGCCGTGGAGAGCGCCGTCTGGCCGCGACGAGCCCAAGGTGAAGCGAGGCATCGTGGAGCAGTGCTGCCACAAGCCGTGCAGCATTTACCACCTGGAGGGCTACTGCGACTGA
- the hmmr gene encoding hyaluronan mediated motility receptor isoform X1, which produces MSFSRAPLKRFNETVGCAPPPGSYDIKPGDLKGAASFDRSSRFKHPKDAAGTAMQPPPSPSRDALSTPVRRAMSVDMLVDGSSARKEKTCMTADRKQQKFLEKEIRSLVQQRGEQDRQLQALREELKKVEAKLLAFVREKTGLTANVTTLERQRAELKKINDFLKNKISADASKKRINSLTMELMEARNHLDARSAELSVLRVNSEGQLKELDAELQAARNTATSLKERNTNLEDLHHILKSQNTDLETENARLSAVICELKEELKVVQGYLDAANDEIQDLRLQLREKMASGSQEKLKDLQAELEQRTTELQSIRDGLKQKEQELESSQKTLKVLEDEMIEANKKIYEAETTIQQQEVELLRLRDVLRRTENELDERVAHLEQRCVFSEEERSRVQEEGLRRVNQLKNELSSLSEARSEALRLQVKLKHANETLEKDLAKQKELVETLSALVQFERDQSEKQVKQLKDEMEEILGELTLMEEQDEWKQEAILTLKKQNEDLERQLSDSRSLLESHQLQTTESKETLLRAEDQMGQIKRDWEEAQTALEVVRLEKEKLTDELDQAKNHHAKIKEEKDALETRLQAELERAAEENSSLLSQLKERDESIHALEHHLSTAESDRSQLQSRLREAESDRSQLQSRLREAESDRSQLQSRLREAESDRSQLQSRLREAESDRSQLQSRLREAESDRSQLQSRLREAEGDGVRLQDQLGLTEEKARASREQVEVLSQEKVALQWQIEEQRRELDRLTAEVQENSTQNSEGEQWKSLYEELFAKVQPFQEQLNAFAAQRDALLNENGANQEELNRLADAYAHLLGHQNQKQKIKHVIKLKDENVALKQEVSKLRSQVSRQKCDLEQLKAKLPGAPRRRFDPAKAFQHNKENTPSGPGEGLAELGASSLNAALKEAN; this is translated from the exons ATGTCCTTTTCGAGAGCACCGTTGAAACGTTTCAACGAGACCGTTG GTTGCGCCCCTCCGCCGGGAAGCTACGACATCAAACCCGGGGACCTGAAGGGAGCGGCGTCTTTCGATCGCTCGAGTCGCTTCAAACATCCCAAAGACG CAGCGGGCACTGCCATGCAGCCTCCACCATCCCCCTCCAGAGATGCCCTCTCCACCCCTGTCCGCAGGGCAATGTCTGTTGATATGCTG GTTGATGGCTCCAGTGCCAGGAAGGAGAAGACGTGCATGACAGcggacagaaaacaacagaaattctTGGAGAAAGAG ATCCGGTCCCTGGTGCAGCAGCGAGGGGAGCAGGACCGGCAGCTCCAGGCCCTGAGAGAGGAGTTGAAGAAGGTGGAGGCCAAGCTGCTGGCTTTTGTCAGGGAGAAGACGGGCCTGACTGCCAATGTTACCACACTGGAGCGACAGCGAGCAGAACTCAAGAAAATCAATGACTTCCTCAAAAACAAG ATTTCTGCTGATGCTTCTAAAAAGAGAATCAACTCTCTCACAATGGAGTTGATGGAGGCCCGGAATCATCTGGACGCTCGAAGCGCA GAACTGAGTGTCCTTCGAGTGAACAGTGAAGGACAGTTAAAGGAGTTGGACGCTGAACTGCAAGCTGCCAGGAATACGGCGACATCCCTGAAGGAGCGGAACACAAACCTGG AGGATCTCCATCACATCTTAAAATCACAGAACACTGATCTCGAGACTGAAAACGCAAGATTAAGTG CTGTGATTTGCGAACTGAAGGAGGAACTCAAAGTCGTGCAGGGATATCTGGATGCAGCCAATGACGAGATCCAG GATCTCCGCCTCCAGCTTCGGGAGAAGATGGCCTCTGGATCTCAGGAGAAGCTCAA GGACCTGCAAGCCGAACTGGAGCAGCGCACCACCGAGCTCCAATCCATACGAGACGGGctgaaacaaaaagagcagGAGCTGGAGTCCTCCCAAAAGACTTTAAAAGTCTTGGAGGACGAGATGATCGAGGCAAACAAGAAAATTTATGAGGCCGAGACGACAATTCAGCAACAAGAAGTGGAGCTCCTCAGACTGAGAGACGTGCTCAGGAGAACCGAGAACGAGCTGGACGAGAGAGTGGCGCATCTAGAGCAGcgatgtgttttctctgaggaggagagga GCAGAGTTCAAGAGGAAGGCCTGAGGAGAGTCAACCAACTGAAAAATGAGCTGAGCTCATTGAGTGAGGCCAGAAGCGAGGCGCTGAGACTTCAAGTGAAGCTCAAGCACGCAAATGAGACGCTTGAGAAAGACTTGGCAAAACAGAAG GAACTGGTGGAGACCCTGTCTGCCCTCGTCCAGTTTGAAAGAGATCAGTCTGAGAAACAGgtcaaacagctgaaagacGAGATGGAGGAGATCCTGGGGGAGCTCACgctgatggaggagcaggacgAGTGGAAGCAGGAGGCCATCCTCactctgaagaaacaaaatgaagacCTGGAGAGGCAGCTGAGTGACTCCAGGTCACTCCTGGAGAG TCATCAGCTGCAGACAACGGAGAGTAAGGAGACGCTGTTGCGAGCGGAGGACCAGATGGGTCAAATCAAAAGAGACTGGGAGGAAGCCCAAACCGCGCTGGAGGTCGTTCGCTTGGAGAAAGAGAAACTCACGGACGAACTCGACCAAGCGAAGAACCACCACGCTAAGAtcaaggaggagaaagacgCTCTGGAGACCAGACTGCAGGCCGAGCTTGAGAGGGCAGCGGAGGAGAACAGCTCCCTTCTCTCTCAATTAAAAGAGAGAGACGAGTCTATACATGCTCTCGAACACCACCTGAGCACGGCCGAGAGCGACAGGAGTCAGCTCCAGAGTCGCCTCCGTGAGGCCGAGAGCGACAGGAGTCAGCTCCAGAGTCGCCTCCGTGAGGCCGAGAGCGACAGGAGTCAGCTCCAGAGTCGCCTCCGTGAGGCCGAGAGCGACAGGAGTCAGCTCCAGAGTCGCCTCCGTGAGGCCGAGAGCGACAGGAGTCAGCTCCAGAGTCGCCTCCGTGAGGCCGAGAGCGACAGGAGTCAGCTCCAGAGTCGCCTCCGTGAGGCCGAGGGAGACGGCGTTCGCCTCCAGGATCAGCTGGGCCTCACGGAGGAGAAGGCGCGGGCCTCcagggagcaggtggaggtgcTGAGCCAAGAGAAGGTCGCTCTGCAGTGGCAGATAGAGGAGCAGCGACGGGAGCTGGACAGGCTGACTGCTGAGGTGCAGGAGAACAG caCCCAGAATTCAGAGGGAGAGCAGTGGAAGAGTCTTTACGAGGAGCTGTTTGCTAAAGTCCAGCCATTCCAG GAGCAGCTCAACGCATTTGCTGCGCAGCGAGACGCTCTCCTAAATGAGAACGGCGCAAACCAGGAGGAACTGAACAGACTGGCGGACGCTTACGCTCACCTCCTGGGACACCAGAACCAGAAGCAAAAGATCAAGCACGTAATAAAGCTCAAAGACGAGAACGTCGCTCTGAAGCAG GAGGTGTCAAAGCTCCGCTCCCAGGTCAGCAGGCAGAAGTGCGacctggagcagctgaaggcgAAGCTCCCCGGCGCCCCCCGCAGGAGGTTCGATCCCGCCAAGGCCTTCCAGCACAACAAGGAAAACACGCCGTCTGGACCCGGCGAGGGCCTCGCTGAACTCGGCGCCTCAAGCCTCAATGCAGCACTGAAGGAGGCTAACTGA
- the hmmr gene encoding hyaluronan mediated motility receptor isoform X2 — protein sequence MSFSRAPLKRFNETVGCAPPPGSYDIKPGDLKGAASFDRSSRFKHPKDAGTAMQPPPSPSRDALSTPVRRAMSVDMLVDGSSARKEKTCMTADRKQQKFLEKEIRSLVQQRGEQDRQLQALREELKKVEAKLLAFVREKTGLTANVTTLERQRAELKKINDFLKNKISADASKKRINSLTMELMEARNHLDARSAELSVLRVNSEGQLKELDAELQAARNTATSLKERNTNLEDLHHILKSQNTDLETENARLSAVICELKEELKVVQGYLDAANDEIQDLRLQLREKMASGSQEKLKDLQAELEQRTTELQSIRDGLKQKEQELESSQKTLKVLEDEMIEANKKIYEAETTIQQQEVELLRLRDVLRRTENELDERVAHLEQRCVFSEEERSRVQEEGLRRVNQLKNELSSLSEARSEALRLQVKLKHANETLEKDLAKQKELVETLSALVQFERDQSEKQVKQLKDEMEEILGELTLMEEQDEWKQEAILTLKKQNEDLERQLSDSRSLLESHQLQTTESKETLLRAEDQMGQIKRDWEEAQTALEVVRLEKEKLTDELDQAKNHHAKIKEEKDALETRLQAELERAAEENSSLLSQLKERDESIHALEHHLSTAESDRSQLQSRLREAESDRSQLQSRLREAESDRSQLQSRLREAESDRSQLQSRLREAESDRSQLQSRLREAESDRSQLQSRLREAEGDGVRLQDQLGLTEEKARASREQVEVLSQEKVALQWQIEEQRRELDRLTAEVQENSTQNSEGEQWKSLYEELFAKVQPFQEQLNAFAAQRDALLNENGANQEELNRLADAYAHLLGHQNQKQKIKHVIKLKDENVALKQEVSKLRSQVSRQKCDLEQLKAKLPGAPRRRFDPAKAFQHNKENTPSGPGEGLAELGASSLNAALKEAN from the exons ATGTCCTTTTCGAGAGCACCGTTGAAACGTTTCAACGAGACCGTTG GTTGCGCCCCTCCGCCGGGAAGCTACGACATCAAACCCGGGGACCTGAAGGGAGCGGCGTCTTTCGATCGCTCGAGTCGCTTCAAACATCCCAAAGACG CGGGCACTGCCATGCAGCCTCCACCATCCCCCTCCAGAGATGCCCTCTCCACCCCTGTCCGCAGGGCAATGTCTGTTGATATGCTG GTTGATGGCTCCAGTGCCAGGAAGGAGAAGACGTGCATGACAGcggacagaaaacaacagaaattctTGGAGAAAGAG ATCCGGTCCCTGGTGCAGCAGCGAGGGGAGCAGGACCGGCAGCTCCAGGCCCTGAGAGAGGAGTTGAAGAAGGTGGAGGCCAAGCTGCTGGCTTTTGTCAGGGAGAAGACGGGCCTGACTGCCAATGTTACCACACTGGAGCGACAGCGAGCAGAACTCAAGAAAATCAATGACTTCCTCAAAAACAAG ATTTCTGCTGATGCTTCTAAAAAGAGAATCAACTCTCTCACAATGGAGTTGATGGAGGCCCGGAATCATCTGGACGCTCGAAGCGCA GAACTGAGTGTCCTTCGAGTGAACAGTGAAGGACAGTTAAAGGAGTTGGACGCTGAACTGCAAGCTGCCAGGAATACGGCGACATCCCTGAAGGAGCGGAACACAAACCTGG AGGATCTCCATCACATCTTAAAATCACAGAACACTGATCTCGAGACTGAAAACGCAAGATTAAGTG CTGTGATTTGCGAACTGAAGGAGGAACTCAAAGTCGTGCAGGGATATCTGGATGCAGCCAATGACGAGATCCAG GATCTCCGCCTCCAGCTTCGGGAGAAGATGGCCTCTGGATCTCAGGAGAAGCTCAA GGACCTGCAAGCCGAACTGGAGCAGCGCACCACCGAGCTCCAATCCATACGAGACGGGctgaaacaaaaagagcagGAGCTGGAGTCCTCCCAAAAGACTTTAAAAGTCTTGGAGGACGAGATGATCGAGGCAAACAAGAAAATTTATGAGGCCGAGACGACAATTCAGCAACAAGAAGTGGAGCTCCTCAGACTGAGAGACGTGCTCAGGAGAACCGAGAACGAGCTGGACGAGAGAGTGGCGCATCTAGAGCAGcgatgtgttttctctgaggaggagagga GCAGAGTTCAAGAGGAAGGCCTGAGGAGAGTCAACCAACTGAAAAATGAGCTGAGCTCATTGAGTGAGGCCAGAAGCGAGGCGCTGAGACTTCAAGTGAAGCTCAAGCACGCAAATGAGACGCTTGAGAAAGACTTGGCAAAACAGAAG GAACTGGTGGAGACCCTGTCTGCCCTCGTCCAGTTTGAAAGAGATCAGTCTGAGAAACAGgtcaaacagctgaaagacGAGATGGAGGAGATCCTGGGGGAGCTCACgctgatggaggagcaggacgAGTGGAAGCAGGAGGCCATCCTCactctgaagaaacaaaatgaagacCTGGAGAGGCAGCTGAGTGACTCCAGGTCACTCCTGGAGAG TCATCAGCTGCAGACAACGGAGAGTAAGGAGACGCTGTTGCGAGCGGAGGACCAGATGGGTCAAATCAAAAGAGACTGGGAGGAAGCCCAAACCGCGCTGGAGGTCGTTCGCTTGGAGAAAGAGAAACTCACGGACGAACTCGACCAAGCGAAGAACCACCACGCTAAGAtcaaggaggagaaagacgCTCTGGAGACCAGACTGCAGGCCGAGCTTGAGAGGGCAGCGGAGGAGAACAGCTCCCTTCTCTCTCAATTAAAAGAGAGAGACGAGTCTATACATGCTCTCGAACACCACCTGAGCACGGCCGAGAGCGACAGGAGTCAGCTCCAGAGTCGCCTCCGTGAGGCCGAGAGCGACAGGAGTCAGCTCCAGAGTCGCCTCCGTGAGGCCGAGAGCGACAGGAGTCAGCTCCAGAGTCGCCTCCGTGAGGCCGAGAGCGACAGGAGTCAGCTCCAGAGTCGCCTCCGTGAGGCCGAGAGCGACAGGAGTCAGCTCCAGAGTCGCCTCCGTGAGGCCGAGAGCGACAGGAGTCAGCTCCAGAGTCGCCTCCGTGAGGCCGAGGGAGACGGCGTTCGCCTCCAGGATCAGCTGGGCCTCACGGAGGAGAAGGCGCGGGCCTCcagggagcaggtggaggtgcTGAGCCAAGAGAAGGTCGCTCTGCAGTGGCAGATAGAGGAGCAGCGACGGGAGCTGGACAGGCTGACTGCTGAGGTGCAGGAGAACAG caCCCAGAATTCAGAGGGAGAGCAGTGGAAGAGTCTTTACGAGGAGCTGTTTGCTAAAGTCCAGCCATTCCAG GAGCAGCTCAACGCATTTGCTGCGCAGCGAGACGCTCTCCTAAATGAGAACGGCGCAAACCAGGAGGAACTGAACAGACTGGCGGACGCTTACGCTCACCTCCTGGGACACCAGAACCAGAAGCAAAAGATCAAGCACGTAATAAAGCTCAAAGACGAGAACGTCGCTCTGAAGCAG GAGGTGTCAAAGCTCCGCTCCCAGGTCAGCAGGCAGAAGTGCGacctggagcagctgaaggcgAAGCTCCCCGGCGCCCCCCGCAGGAGGTTCGATCCCGCCAAGGCCTTCCAGCACAACAAGGAAAACACGCCGTCTGGACCCGGCGAGGGCCTCGCTGAACTCGGCGCCTCAAGCCTCAATGCAGCACTGAAGGAGGCTAACTGA